The window CTGGCTCTAATGGTTCGGGGAATTCGCTGCTGTTTCTGTGTGTTAAATTGAGGAGGCCGTAGGAAATCCGGGTTGCTTTATCGTCCGGTGCTATATCGGACAGTCTGACAGCGATCATTGCAACGGGTTTGTCTGCTTCAAGTTCGAGCTCTACCCGAGGAGCCCCCAGTATCTCGATCGATTCCTTCAGTGGAGCACTGTCATAAACACGGGCGCCCCCGTCTTCCTGGCGCTGATCATGCGGCAGATCCGGGGCGGCTGCGTAAGAACACCATTTCCCTGCAAACAGCCCCAGTCCAAGTGGAGACTGGAGTCGACAGCATTCATTCTCGCCGCTTGGTATGGCCGTGGGATCAAGCAACCGTGCCGGTGCCATGGAATAGATTGTTGTATTGATATTTGACGAAGGCCAGGATGTTTCCCCAACCCATCTTCCCCGTCGACACTCATAACTGGTGGTGGGCGGAACACTCTCCTGCATCCAGACACGGAGCATGGGTTCAGCCATTACTCCTGTATCGATGCCCTTCAGCCATGTGTCCCACCAGCGGAGCGCTTCCTGCAGAAATCCGATTGCCGGCCCGGGTATACCGACGTGGGGATATTTATGTCCCCAGGGACCTATAAGCCCTTTCCGTGGACCGGTCAGCCCGGTGAGTAGGCGAAAAACGGCGTTGGAATAGCCATCCGCCCATCCACTGACAGCCATCACCGGACACTCGATGGCTGCGAAGTTTTCGCACACCGAGCCGTGTTTCCAGTATTCATCCCGTCTCTGGTGTCGGAGCCACTTTTCCAGCCATAATCCACTTCCACGCAAACGCTCAAACCACATCTCGCGCCATTTTTCACCGGCAATTTCCGGGTCAGGCGGGCAGGAGTTGTAAGCAAACATGGTCGATGCCCAGGAGAGATTGTCACCCAGAAGACATCCCCCCATATGGTGCACATCATCTGCAAAGCGATCGTCTGTCGAGGAGGCTGTAATAATTGCCGCAAGCTGAGGTGGTCGCATCGCCGCAATCTGAAGTCCGTTAAAACCGCCCCAGGAGATCCCCATGATGCCAACTTTTCCGTTGCACCAGTCTTGTCGTTCCAGCCATTCAAGGATGGTTATACCGTCATCAAGCTCCTGCTGCAGATACTCATCCGCCAGAACTCCTTCCGAGTCGCCGCTGCCACGAAGATCAACCCTCACACCGGCGTAGCCATTTCCCGCGAAATAGCTGTAAATCTGATTGTCACGGCTGCGCATGGAGTCCCGTTTGCGATAGGGGATATACTCAAGAATAGCGGGGACAGGATTTTCTTCGGCACTTTCCGGCAGCCAGAGCCTCGCTGCCAGCCTGACTCCGTCCTTCATCGGGATCCAGACATTCTCATACTGAACGACTTTGTGTGCAAATTCTCTAACGATCTTCATGGGATTCTATTTTGAAAGGCAACATCGCCAGGGCCGTCTGATAGTTCGCCGATAACTGCTCGTGACTGTCCGCCCCCATATAAAGAGCGGCAATCTCAAAGCTGTAACTATCCTGATCAAACAATTCGGAAAGGCGCATGCCTTCCTGAATGTGGACAAGCACCTCCGTACCCGGAAATTTCTGCTCGACCTGTCTGATGTCTTTTTTACCTGGTACCGCAACAACCCGACCATCCTGAAAAGCTCGAACCATAAACTTTGCAGCCACCTTCATCGGCCCTTGACGATATGGGAAATCAGGACGCTGCCCCAGGGCAAGATCAATCAGCACCTTGTGATGGTATTCGCCGTCAACCAGCTTGAAGAGCGGACAGTGAGATTTCGAAATTCGGGTATTGATCTCAAGGAGGTGGATGGTGTTTTTGTCTTCATTCCAATAAAACTCTATGTTGAATGGTGCATTATCGTATCCGATATGAACCATGACTTTTTGGGTTGCCTCTATCATGCGGTGTTGCACATCGGCAGGGAGGTTTGATGGGTACTGGTAACGTGTAAATGTCGAACTGTGGATGCTGTCACGAAGAGAATCTATAACTCCGTATATATGAACGCTCCCCTTATACACATACCCCTCAAGTGTGCACTGCTGACCGTGGGAGATAAGACCTTCGGCAATGCAGTGGTACCCGTCAACAGCTCTGATCCCTTCGGGCAGCTCAGCTTTGCTCAGGATTAAATTAAAAGGCTCTGCGTATCTGGCAATATTTTTACGAATAATATCAAGGCTGGTTTCGAACTCTCTGGTATCGCGTATCAGAAAACCGAGATGGGACAGTACTGACTTGACAGGTTTGAGCCAGAAAGGAAAGTCCAGCGTGCATTGTGCAACAGCATCTTCCCGAAATGGATAAATTTTCTGAAATGGTGGAACCAATTCCGGAATAACTTCTTTTTGAAGGAGGCGGCTCCAGTATTTATGCTCGCATTTAAGCACAGAGATAAGGCTTGGCCCCTCCAGGCCTATCTCATCTCGAATGAGAGGTAATGTCGTGCTGACAGGAAAATCCCAAAACCCGATAACAGCGTCAACAGTACCGTCAAATTCCAGCAATACTCTTTGTGCATGCTCAAGAAGTTCTTGAACAGGAAAGCGTTTCACACGTTTTATCTCCTGGTAAGATAAAAGAGTATGAAAGCGGTATTGATCTGAAGACTGCACTTCCTGCAGCTGGGCAAGGTGAAAATCGTCGAGACCTACCACAAAGATAATCTTAACCATTATTATTGGTACGTTGTGATTAATGGGTATTCAGGAAGTCTGCATATTTCCATCACCTTTATAAAAAAAACCGTGCCACCTGAGTTTCAAGGCAACCCGGCTATCTAAACTAAACCCGCAGTTTTCCGTCCCTGTCTTGCGGCAGGTTTGGCTTTATCGTATATCGAATACACTTACATAATTAATTTTAGGTAAGAAGGTCACCACATGTCAATGCACTGAAAAAAACAACAGCGAGTCCACACTGACATGTGTGGACTCGCTGCTATTTGAGAAAAGTGAGACTGAATTCTTATGTCGCAGGAGATGCTTTTTTGTTCTTGTCCCTTCTAATACAGGGCAACAATCTGCTCATACCGATCCCGGCTGGCATCGTGGTTAAAGGTGTAGAGCCTTGGCGCGGAACGGAAGTGAACCACACCTTCGTTGGCATCCAGGTAAAATTCAATATCGTCACTCGTACCGAACAGACCGCTTTTGCTGAGTGCGTGAATATAAGGGCCTTCCACCTTACGCAGTTCGATCCGTTCAAACCTTTCCAAAGCCTTCAGGATAGCTTTTTGGGTTTCTTCGAGGTTGCTTTTGAAAGGCATTGGTTCGACTTTATGCCGGGCTTGTTCTGTCTGGCTGGAAACAGCGTTCAAATAACCCGGAATAGGTGCCAGCTTACCGTCTTTCACTCCAATACAGGAGGGCACAATTGCGTTTCTCATGAGAACCAGACTTGCAACCACAACTACCACGGCAGAAACACCTAATATTGATCGCATACTCTTCTCCACTTTGAAAGTATTTCAGATTTGCTGTTGTACTTGTTGTATTTCGCTTTTCAGCTATATCTTTAATTTTTCAATAACATTATCTGTGGTCGGAGACCGGTTACATTGATCCGGCCTCCGACAGCAATCTGTTACATCAGCGAGCCATTGACCAGGAAATGGGCATAGATGCTGGCGATGTAGCCAAGGGCAATTACCGGGGTCCACTTGAGGTGGCCCAGGAAGGTGTACTTGCCGCGGGCAGCACCCATCAGGGCCACGCCTGCCGCGGAACCGATGGAGAGCATTGAGCCACCGACACCTGCAGTCAGGGTCACCAGCAGCCACTGGCCATGGGACATTTCAGGCATCATGGTGAGTACGGCAAACATTACCGGGATGTTGTCGACAATGGCGGAGAGGATGCCGACCAAAATGTTGGCGGTGGTTGGTCCGAGATCGAGGTACATGAACTTGGAGACCATCGCCAGGTAGCCCATGAAGCCGAGGCCGCCCACACAGAGAATGATGCCGTAGAAGAAGAGCAGGGTATCCCACTCGGCGCGGGCAACTTTGGTGAATACATCGAATGGAACCAGATCGCCGATGCGCTCGGCATCTTTTTCGGAACTGAAGGTGGCCTTGTTCTTTTTGTGGGTTTTATGCAGGTAGTAACCAAAGATCTGCAACAGGGCCAAACCAGCCATCATACCGACCATTGGCGGCAGGCCGAGGAAGTTGTGGAAGCTCACCGCGGTGGCGATGGTCCAGAGGAAGAGGCCCATGATGACGAAGGCTCCACGCTTAAGCTGGATGTTGCCGACATTGGAGTCAGGCTGGGCCTTGGGCACGGCAAAGTGCATGATCGCCGCAGGAACAAGCCAGTTAACCAGGGCTGGGACAAAGAGTACCAGGAACTCCTGGAACTGGATGATACCTTTCTGCCATACCATCAGGGTGGTGATGTCGCCGAACGGGCTGAAGGCGCCGCCGGCATTGGCAGCTACAACGATATTGATACAGGCGAGTCCGACAAACTTCTTGTCTTCTTTGCCGATGGCCATGACCACGGCACACATCAGCAGCGCGGTGGTGAGATTGTCGGCAACGGGGGAGATAACGAACGAAAGGGCACCGGTTACCCAGAACAGTTTCCGGAAAGAATAGCCGGCGTTGACCAGCTTCACCCGGAGCACTTCAAAGACTTTACGCTCTTCCATGGAGTTGATGAAGGTCATGGCCACCAGCAGGAACAGGAACAACTCGGCAAACTCGAGAATGTTGTGCCTGATGGCGACCTCGGCGGTGTGATCAACGCCCTTGATCGCGTAAATGAGTCCAATAAGGCCCCAGATGACGCCTGCAGCCAGCAACGCCGGTTTCGATTTTCTCATATGCGTTTTTTCTTCAAGCATGACGAAGGCATACGCAATGACAAAGGTTAATATTCCGACATAGCCAACCCAGTGCATGGTCAGGTCGAGCTGGATACCTGTATCCCCGCCTGAAGCCGCCATGGCCATCGAGCTGCAACCCAGAACGGTGCCGAGGGTAACAAATAACTTAATAAGACTCATCTTCTGCATTAAATCTCTCCTGTGGTGATGCTTGTAAAAACGTTCCTCGTTGGCAAGATGGCGAACGGGGGGAGCGCATGTGTTGTAGAACGCTGTATTGTCATTTGCTGCTACACGCCCTTGCGTTTCAATCCGTTACATCGGTATGTCTCAGTTCGACGTGTTGATGCATGTGATCTGATCCCATACTGTTCCAGGATGTTGAAGCCACAAAGTGTAACACTGTAGGTATAGCAACTGACATGCCAGGGCGTGATGAATCGTAACTAAGAGGGATTGTGCAAGGAGGGTTCGACCGGCGTGATTCGAATGTCACGATCGAAGAAGGGAGGTTCCGGCATTAGAGTGTGCAGTTTTAAGAGGCTGTCCGTGCGTGCTAATTGTCGTGTATGTTATGCTCTCGCATTTTGAAAAAGAGGTGTTGGGGAGGTGTAACAGCACGGAGTGTAAAGCGTGAAATTTTTCGGTTCCGGCCAGCATTCGCTGTAAAGGTATTGGGATTTGCTAACCATCGGCAGGAGAATGGAGGGTAAAAACCTTTTACAGGTTGCAAAGATTTCAGACAGGTGGAACTTTCGATCACTCCCCGGCTAACAGGATATTGGTTGTGATATTGCTTGAAGCAGAGGGGGAGGACAGCTCAATGGAGAATGTGGATATACGGAGTGACGCGGGAGGGGCGTTTTCTGGTGTATCTTGTTGAGGCGGGTGGTGAGGCTGCCTGAAAGGTGGCGGGATACATGCGATGGAAAGCAAATATAACGAGTTCACACTGATGTGAACTCGTTAAGTTTGTTTGCCATCAGTACAGCGCAACGATCTGTTCGTAACGATCCCGGCAGGTTTGTTTACTGAAGGTATAGAGTCTGGGCGCGGAACGGTAATGAACCACCCCTGCGTTCTCATCAATGTAAAACTCGATATCGGTGGATGAACCGAATACGCCATTTTTACTCAAAGCATGTATGTATGGGCCTTCGACTTTCTGCAGTTCAATGCAATCGACTTTATCAAGTGCTTGTAATATAGAGCCCTTCGTCTCTTCGAGATTGCTTTTGAATCGGAGCGGCTCGACCCTGTTCCGGGCAACCTCGGTCTGGCTGGACACTGCATTCAGAAAGCCGGGAGGTGGGGCGAGTTTGCCGTCAATAGCTCCAATGCCAGAGGGTATAATCGTGTTTCGCAGTAAAATGAAACCGGCGAAAACTGCTGCAGCTGCAGAAATACCTATCAATGCTCTCATAATACCTCCTGTTCTCGGTACGTTCAGATTTTAGCTCAAATGTACCATGATCATTTCGTCTAAATAAAGAAAAACATATGATGTTAAGCTGTTATCGTTTTTCTGAATGATCGTTTTTTCGAGAGATACTCAATGAAGGTATCTGTAAGTATAGATTTTTGCTCATTCGGAGGCCGGCTGTATTGATCCGGCCTCCGACAGCAATCTGTTACATCAGCGAGCCATTGACCAGGAAATGGGCATAGATGCTGGCGATGTAGCCAAGGGCAATTACCGGGGTCCACTTGAGGTGGCCCAGGAAGGTGTACTTGCCGCGGGCAGCACCCATCAGGGCCACGCCTGCCGCGGAACCGATGGAGAGCATTGAGCCACCGACACCTGCAGTCAGGGTCACCAGCAGCCACTGGCCATGGGACATTTCAGGCATCATGGTGAGTACGGCAAACATTACCGGGATGTTGTCGACAATGGCGGAGAGGATGCCGACCAAAATGTTGGCGGTGGTTGGTCCGAGATCGAGGTACATGAACTTGGAGACCATCGCCAGGTAGCCCATGAAGCCGAGGCCGCCCACACAGAGAATGATGCCGTAGAAGAAGAGCAGGGTATCCCACTCGGCGCGGGCAACTTTGGTGAATACATCGAATGGAACCAGATCGCCGATGCGCTCGGCATCTTTTTCGGAACTGAAGGTGGCCTTGTTCTTTTTGTGGGTTTTATGCAGGTAGTAACCAAAGATCTGCAACAGGGCCAAACCAGCCATCATACCGACCATTGGCGGCAGGCCGAGGAAGTTGTGGAAGCTCACCGCGGTGGCGATGGTCCAGAGGAAGAGGCCCATGATGACGAAGGCTCCACGCTTAAGCTGGATGTTGCCGACATTGGAGTCAGGCTGGGCCTTGGGCACGGCAAAGTGCATGATCGCCGCAGGAACAAGCCAGTTAACCAGGGCTGGGACAAAGAGTACCAGGAACTCCTGGAACTGGATGATACCTTTCTGCCATACCATCAGGGTGGTGATGTCGCCGAACGGGCTGAAGGCGCCGCCGGCATTGGCAGCTACAACGATATTGATACAGGCGAGTCCGACAAACTTCTTGTCTTCTTTGCCGATGGCCATGACCACGGCACACATCAGCAGCGCGGTGGTGAGATTGTCGGCAACGGGGGAGATAACGAACGAAAGGGCACCGGTTACCCAGAACAGTTTCCGGAAAGAATAGCCGGCGTTGACCAGCTTCACCCGGAGCACTTCAAAGACTTTACGCTCTTCCATGGAGTTGATGAAGGTCATGGCCACCAGCAGGAACAGGAACAACTCGGCAAACTCGAGAATGTTGTGCCTGATGGCGACCTCGGCGGTGTGATCAACGCCCTTGATCGCGTAAATGAGTCCAATAAGGCCCCAGATGACGCCTGCAGCCAGCAACGCCGGTTTCGATTTTCTCATATGCGTTTTTTCTTCAAGCATGACGAAGGCATACGCAATGACAAAGGTTAATATTCCGACATAGCCAACCCAGTGCATGGTCAGGTCGAGCTGGATACCTGTATCCCCGCCTGAAGCCGCCATGGCCATCGAGCTGCAACCCAGAACGGTGCCGAGGGTAACAAATAACTTAATAAAACTCATTTTCTGCATTTAACCTCTCCTGTGGTGATGCTTTAAAACGTGTCCCGCAAGCAATCTCACCTGCGGGACGGATTTAATCTAACTAGTTGGAATTATGGTGGTCATTCCCATTAGTGGCCAGATTATGGTGACAGCCAGCCAGGTTACTGCCATGAGCAGAATTGACGCTGGTATGCCATATTTTACGAATTCTCCTGTGGTGAACTGCCTGGAGTTGTAGGCAATGGCGTTCGGTGCCGCCCCGACCAGGAGCAGAAACGGCATGCCGGCAACAACCAGGGAGGAGAAGAGTATGACTTCTCCGCTTACGCCGAGATATGGTGCAATAACAAGTGCAACAGGCAGGGAAATGGCGATTGCCGCGACGTTCATGATGAAGTTGGTCATCATCATGACGAAGAAGGCCATGCCCATAATGAATACGATTGCCGGAGCATTTTTGAACAGCTGCAACCAGTTGACGGCGAGCCATTTAGCGGCACCGGTCTCCCAGAGGCAGAAGCCGATGGACATTGCACCGGCAAAGAGCAGGATTATGTTCCAGGGCACCATTTCAAGATCATCGAGATCAAGAATATTCAGAGCAAAAAAGGCGATTGTGGATAAGAGCATAACCCCGGTTTTATCAAGTGACGCAAAGGCCGGGACAAAACTCTTGAGGGCAATAACAAGAATGGTCGCTACCACAATGAGTACGGTCGCTATTTCATTACGGCTCCAGGAGCCGAGCTCGACATACATCCGCGCCGCCCGCTCTTTGAGGCCGGGAATGCGATCTTTCTCCGGGCGGAAGAAGACCATGACAAATCCCCAGAGCAAAAACACCATCAACCAACCGATGGGGAACATGTACATGGACAGCTCGAAAAAGCTGATGTTCACACCCATAATGTCCCTGTAGAATCCTAGTGCTACAGCACCACGGGCAGCGCCGAGCAGGGTCACGATACTTCCCGCTCCTGCGACATACGCCATACCTATAAAGAGCCCCTTGCCGAATTTGGTCGGGTTGTCGTCGTCCGAGTAGAGCGCATGGATGGTCATCAGCAGCGGGAACATGGTGGCAGCCACCGCGGTGTGAGCCATCAGGTGGGTCAATGCTGCGGTCATGACAAAACATCCCAGGTAAATCATGCTGGTTCGTTCACCAATGATGGACAACATCTTGTAAGCCAGTCTCTTGGTGAGGCCTGTCTTGGTGAAGACCATGCCAATGACTATGGAGCCAAAGATGAACAGTACTGATGGGTCCATGAAGTCGCGAAATGCCGTGGCCGGGTTACGGATCAGAAAAATAGCCTGCAGTGCGCCTATGGTAAGGCTGGTGATACCGATCGGAACAACTTCGAATACCCACCAGGTAGCAGCCAGGACAAAGATTGCCAATGCGCCTTTGGCCTCTTTACTGAGGACAAAGTGTTCTCCAAGTGGATCGATAGCATCCGGCCAGGGCGGACACCAGTAGACAAATGCAAAAAGACCAATGCCAAGCAGCATGAAGAAGAGCCGCTTAAGATCGAATGTGGAACCTCTGGCCTGCTGCTGTACCGCTGTTGCTTCACTCATAATCTTTTCCTTCAGTCCTTAAATATTGTGAGCGCCGAGGTTCGGGATGCTGGTTTCATTTACTGCACGTCTTTTAGCGAGGCGTATCCCGGCAGCGCTGTGTTTACTTTTCCCGGTTACTCATTGGTCTGTTGCAATGTGTAACGGAACACCTCAAAGCAACCGATGTGCCAGTATTGTGATAAATCGTATCGAAAGGAAATGGCGGTGGGGCTGGATCTGTTACTAACCTGTCTGGTGTGAACTCCCGGATTCGAACAGCCAGAGAGTGACAGTTGTTGAATTAAGTGAGCGATTTTATGTGTATGTGATTGTGGCGTGGAGGGCTTTCAGAGCTTGTGAAAAGAGTGCCGGGAGCTGCACAAAAGAGGGTGAGGGAACCGGGAAAAATCACGTAATCGCGTGTACCGGTGACAAGCGTTCAGGGTTAGGTGAACCTGTCAGAAAGGTATGCAGGCGTCAAATCTCTTTACAGTTTGCAAAGTAATCGGACAGGTAGTAACGCCTTTTTTGCTAAATCTCTGGAGTTGTGAGGTTGGGCTACCATGTTTATTCGGCTGATTTACGGCCGTTAGGAGGCCATAAAGGGGTCGGTGATACAAAATGGTATGAAACATGCACAAGAAACCACAGCGAGGCTTTGATTTGTGTAACGCAGGTAAAAAAACAACATTTTCATAACGAGGAACACCATGTCATCAATAGCGATCTTTCCATGCATATTTACACCGGCATCCGAGGTGGCTGAAGCCCTTGCCCGCACACATGACCTGAGAGTGTATCGTGATCAGCAATTACTCGAAGATACATCTAAATTATATGGAACAAGCCTTGATAGACTGAACGGGGCTCTTTATGGCAGGACCTCTGTTTTCAATAAATTTACATTAGAGAGAGAAAAGCACCTCAATCAGCTCAAGAGCGTCCTGGTTGAAAAGATCGTCCAGCCCCAAGGGTATATGTTCTTTGGTTACATGACCTCCCTGATCTCTCCTCAAATCTCGCATATTTTTAAAGCGCTGATTGCAGATAACAGGAAATCACGCATCGAGGCAGCACTTGCTGCAGGGCTTTCTGAGCGCTCAGCGAAAAAACAGATCCATGACGAAGATCTGAAAGCTTTTAACTTAACCGACTTTTTGTATAAAAAAGAGGCGTTTGACAGCTCACTTTTCGATCTGGTTGTGCCGGTGGAAGGTCGCTCTGCCGATACTCTTACCGGGGTAATCTCAAGCTATTTTCAAAGAACATCCCTTCTCAGAACCGAGCAATCCGAGCAGGCTGCAGTTGATATGGCGGTGCAGGCTGAAGTAGAGCGAAAGCTTCTGGCGGCCGGCCATAAAATGAATGTCTCTGTCTCTGGTTCCAAGGCGACTCTGGGAGTGGAGAAAAGTGTTTTGAACTTTGACAGGCTGGTCAACGAATTGAACAACCTGGTTCTTGACGGGGTAGCAGCCATTACGGAAGTGCAGGTTGAAAAAAGCATTCACTACAATGATTCGATTTACCGGAGGCAGCGTTTCGATCTGCCATCAAAAGTTCTTTTCGTCGATGACGAGCGTGAGTTTGTTGAGACCATTTCTGAACGTCTGATAAGTAGGGATGTCGGCACTTACGGCGTGTTCAATGGTGACGAAGCTTTGAGTCTTCTCGAAGAGGATTGCCCGGATGTGATGGTGCTCGATTTGAAAATGCCGGGCATGAGCGGGGTTCAGGTACTTCGGGAAGCCAAGAAGGTGGCACCGGATGTCGAGGTTATCATTCTCACCGGCCATGGTTCCCAGCAGGATATGCTTGATTGCATGGAGCTTGGTGCTTTTTCGTATATGAATAAACCAGTTGATATCGCAGAGCTTTCAGCAACCATTAAGGAAGCTCACAAGAAGGCGGCATCCCATCAGCAGGACTGATCTGCCGGCTGACAGATTCCTGGACAAGAGATATTCAGAAGAACAGAAAATTAAACAGAACG of the Desulfosediminicola ganghwensis genome contains:
- a CDS encoding ATP-grasp domain-containing protein, translating into MVKIIFVVGLDDFHLAQLQEVQSSDQYRFHTLLSYQEIKRVKRFPVQELLEHAQRVLLEFDGTVDAVIGFWDFPVSTTLPLIRDEIGLEGPSLISVLKCEHKYWSRLLQKEVIPELVPPFQKIYPFREDAVAQCTLDFPFWLKPVKSVLSHLGFLIRDTREFETSLDIIRKNIARYAEPFNLILSKAELPEGIRAVDGYHCIAEGLISHGQQCTLEGYVYKGSVHIYGVIDSLRDSIHSSTFTRYQYPSNLPADVQHRMIEATQKVMVHIGYDNAPFNIEFYWNEDKNTIHLLEINTRISKSHCPLFKLVDGEYHHKVLIDLALGQRPDFPYRQGPMKVAAKFMVRAFQDGRVVAVPGKKDIRQVEQKFPGTEVLVHIQEGMRLSELFDQDSYSFEIAALYMGADSHEQLSANYQTALAMLPFKIESHEDR
- a CDS encoding DUF1499 domain-containing protein — its product is MRSILGVSAVVVVVASLVLMRNAIVPSCIGVKDGKLAPIPGYLNAVSSQTEQARHKVEPMPFKSNLEETQKAILKALERFERIELRKVEGPYIHALSKSGLFGTSDDIEFYLDANEGVVHFRSAPRLYTFNHDASRDRYEQIVALY
- the nhaD gene encoding sodium:proton antiporter NhaD; this encodes MSFIKLFVTLGTVLGCSSMAMAASGGDTGIQLDLTMHWVGYVGILTFVIAYAFVMLEEKTHMRKSKPALLAAGVIWGLIGLIYAIKGVDHTAEVAIRHNILEFAELFLFLLVAMTFINSMEERKVFEVLRVKLVNAGYSFRKLFWVTGALSFVISPVADNLTTALLMCAVVMAIGKEDKKFVGLACINIVVAANAGGAFSPFGDITTLMVWQKGIIQFQEFLVLFVPALVNWLVPAAIMHFAVPKAQPDSNVGNIQLKRGAFVIMGLFLWTIATAVSFHNFLGLPPMVGMMAGLALLQIFGYYLHKTHKKNKATFSSEKDAERIGDLVPFDVFTKVARAEWDTLLFFYGIILCVGGLGFMGYLAMVSKFMYLDLGPTTANILVGILSAIVDNIPVMFAVLTMMPEMSHGQWLLVTLTAGVGGSMLSIGSAAGVALMGAARGKYTFLGHLKWTPVIALGYIASIYAHFLVNGSLM
- a CDS encoding SLC13 family permease; amino-acid sequence: MSEATAVQQQARGSTFDLKRLFFMLLGIGLFAFVYWCPPWPDAIDPLGEHFVLSKEAKGALAIFVLAATWWVFEVVPIGITSLTIGALQAIFLIRNPATAFRDFMDPSVLFIFGSIVIGMVFTKTGLTKRLAYKMLSIIGERTSMIYLGCFVMTAALTHLMAHTAVAATMFPLLMTIHALYSDDDNPTKFGKGLFIGMAYVAGAGSIVTLLGAARGAVALGFYRDIMGVNISFFELSMYMFPIGWLMVFLLWGFVMVFFRPEKDRIPGLKERAARMYVELGSWSRNEIATVLIVVATILVIALKSFVPAFASLDKTGVMLLSTIAFFALNILDLDDLEMVPWNIILLFAGAMSIGFCLWETGAAKWLAVNWLQLFKNAPAIVFIMGMAFFVMMMTNFIMNVAAIAISLPVALVIAPYLGVSGEVILFSSLVVAGMPFLLLVGAAPNAIAYNSRQFTTGEFVKYGIPASILLMAVTWLAVTIIWPLMGMTTIIPTS
- the nhaD gene encoding sodium:proton antiporter NhaD, giving the protein MSLIKLFVTLGTVLGCSSMAMAASGGDTGIQLDLTMHWVGYVGILTFVIAYAFVMLEEKTHMRKSKPALLAAGVIWGLIGLIYAIKGVDHTAEVAIRHNILEFAELFLFLLVAMTFINSMEERKVFEVLRVKLVNAGYSFRKLFWVTGALSFVISPVADNLTTALLMCAVVMAIGKEDKKFVGLACINIVVAANAGGAFSPFGDITTLMVWQKGIIQFQEFLVLFVPALVNWLVPAAIMHFAVPKAQPDSNVGNIQLKRGAFVIMGLFLWTIATAVSFHNFLGLPPMVGMMAGLALLQIFGYYLHKTHKKNKATFSSEKDAERIGDLVPFDVFTKVARAEWDTLLFFYGIILCVGGLGFMGYLAMVSKFMYLDLGPTTANILVGILSAIVDNIPVMFAVLTMMPEMSHGQWLLVTLTAGVGGSMLSIGSAAGVALMGAARGKYTFLGHLKWTPVIALGYIASIYAHFLVNGSLM
- a CDS encoding response regulator, with translation MSSIAIFPCIFTPASEVAEALARTHDLRVYRDQQLLEDTSKLYGTSLDRLNGALYGRTSVFNKFTLEREKHLNQLKSVLVEKIVQPQGYMFFGYMTSLISPQISHIFKALIADNRKSRIEAALAAGLSERSAKKQIHDEDLKAFNLTDFLYKKEAFDSSLFDLVVPVEGRSADTLTGVISSYFQRTSLLRTEQSEQAAVDMAVQAEVERKLLAAGHKMNVSVSGSKATLGVEKSVLNFDRLVNELNNLVLDGVAAITEVQVEKSIHYNDSIYRRQRFDLPSKVLFVDDEREFVETISERLISRDVGTYGVFNGDEALSLLEEDCPDVMVLDLKMPGMSGVQVLREAKKVAPDVEVIILTGHGSQQDMLDCMELGAFSYMNKPVDIAELSATIKEAHKKAASHQQD
- a CDS encoding DUF1499 domain-containing protein, translating into MRALIGISAAAAVFAGFILLRNTIIPSGIGAIDGKLAPPPGFLNAVSSQTEVARNRVEPLRFKSNLEETKGSILQALDKVDCIELQKVEGPYIHALSKNGVFGSSTDIEFYIDENAGVVHYRSAPRLYTFSKQTCRDRYEQIVALY
- a CDS encoding CocE/NonD family hydrolase, with product MKIVREFAHKVVQYENVWIPMKDGVRLAARLWLPESAEENPVPAILEYIPYRKRDSMRSRDNQIYSYFAGNGYAGVRVDLRGSGDSEGVLADEYLQQELDDGITILEWLERQDWCNGKVGIMGISWGGFNGLQIAAMRPPQLAAIITASSTDDRFADDVHHMGGCLLGDNLSWASTMFAYNSCPPDPEIAGEKWREMWFERLRGSGLWLEKWLRHQRRDEYWKHGSVCENFAAIECPVMAVSGWADGYSNAVFRLLTGLTGPRKGLIGPWGHKYPHVGIPGPAIGFLQEALRWWDTWLKGIDTGVMAEPMLRVWMQESVPPTTSYECRRGRWVGETSWPSSNINTTIYSMAPARLLDPTAIPSGENECCRLQSPLGLGLFAGKWCSYAAAPDLPHDQRQEDGGARVYDSAPLKESIEILGAPRVELELEADKPVAMIAVRLSDIAPDDKATRISYGLLNLTHRNSSEFPEPLEPGKHYTVKVDLNYIGQAIPAGHRIRVAVSTSYWPMAWPAPESAGIKLYTSNSRLLLPTRKPQPEDKRLRQLDLPEAAPPERMEVIRPEYHNWTVIRDLATDVSQLKVINDNGSQYIKRIDLTISRTAKEWYTYQGDDFDSVQGETTWERSFIRNNWSIRTKGRTVLSSSSQYFYLRAELDAYEGDKRVYSQNWDYVIPRDLV